In the Leptotrichia sp. oral taxon 212 genome, one interval contains:
- a CDS encoding transcriptional regulator — MEKLFLTSKEVADLLNISQQQAYKIIRDMNKQLAEHGFLILRGKINKKYFMEQIYKAKEEK; from the coding sequence ATGGAAAAATTATTTCTTACTTCAAAAGAGGTTGCCGATTTACTAAATATTTCGCAGCAACAGGCTTATAAGATCATCCGAGATATGAATAAGCAGCTTGCTGAACACGGCTTTCTTATCCTTAGAGGAAAAATCAATAAGAAATACTTTATGGAACAAATCTACAAAGCAAAGGAGGAAAAATAG
- a CDS encoding helix-turn-helix domain-containing protein produces MSLGKLIKKFRELRRITQKALGDRTHLDDVRIRQYELDIRTPKEDVLENISTALHVNKEYLKEPDYPYTEHDLMRFLFKLDDSIEVNIRPVTLNDEDPEYTTTGIYFGSEAILRIRGMLEQWQRMKEKYENNEITREAYEDWKANYPDSLKKDYVPFEESNLKRFHNSMSVKVPPEIK; encoded by the coding sequence TTGAGTTTGGGTAAATTGATAAAGAAATTCCGTGAACTACGGAGAATCACTCAAAAAGCATTAGGAGACAGAACGCATTTAGATGATGTTAGAATCAGACAATATGAGCTTGATATTCGCACTCCCAAAGAGGATGTTTTGGAAAATATATCTACTGCACTCCATGTAAATAAAGAGTATTTAAAAGAACCTGATTATCCCTACACGGAACATGATTTGATGAGATTTTTGTTTAAGCTGGACGACAGCATCGAAGTCAATATAAGACCTGTTACCCTCAATGATGAAGATCCTGAATATACTACCACAGGTATTTATTTTGGTAGTGAAGCCATTCTTAGAATTAGAGGTATGCTTGAACAATGGCAAAGAATGAAGGAAAAATACGAAAATAATGAGATCACAAGAGAAGCATATGAGGATTGGAAGGCAAACTACCCCGACAGTCTAAAAAAAGATTATGTTCCTTTTGAAGAAAGTAATCTCAAACGCTTTCATAACTCTATGTCAGTCAAAGTCCCACCGGAAATAAAATAG